A single genomic interval of Roseomonas aeriglobus harbors:
- a CDS encoding NAD-glutamate dehydrogenase, producing the protein MANMTSSLSDALAARLIEGALPGEIEGLTAAERTEAAAFVAQTAASRPPGTPAIALEMVEGGGHRRRMRLAVINDDMPFLVDSIAATIAAHDVPIDRVIHPVVLAKRDAAGTLLAIGEGSFESMVYIEMHRADAKVRRAIESELARNLAHVRSAVADWPALQAAMRADASKLVGEGNIEGGTLLQWFNDRAMTLLGHESWYRDGRHENALGIARHEFDVPLLAERSRATAIDFFEKGGSAPLLLKSNCIATVHRRVPLDLVILPIREGGKVTGLSLHAGLWTSGALHASPRDVPVLRERLAMMEAKFGFDPKGHTGKALTHALTALPHDLTAAFQPAELERLALTAMSLADRPRPKLEMVKSALGRHIFAFVWLPRDDVTTARRLAIGDMLAKAADATVLNWSIALEDGVVALLRYTLDVRDSSKTPDVAALDAELERMVRGWVPAIEAALIEQVGDTRGTRLALRFANAFPNGYRMHYPPEAAAQDILQLGELSGPNSRSIRITPATRPDERRVKLYRLGGALALSDAVPVFENFGFRVIEEVPVPLTDADGAFVHDFLVSLPADAGDFDVATVEAAVGAVLEGRAENDAFNRLIVEAAMDPKAVVLFRAWFRYLRQAGLTYGLVTVVDAIRRAPKVATALIERFVAAHDPMAGDRDARIAAADRAVLDGLDKVAGVDDDRILRTIHGVITATLRTNAFAPAAAEALAFKLDSAKVPGLPKPLPWREIWVYSPRVEGIHLRAGPVARGGLRWSDRRDDFRTEILGLMKAQRVKNAVIVPTGAKGGFYAKQLPNPAIDRDAWFAEGTESYRIFIRTLLSITDNLVENTVVHPEGVTVLDGDDPYFVVAADKGTATFSDVANAIALERGFWLGDAFASGGSVGYDHKAMGITAKGAWVSVQRHFAEKGIDVQTQSIDVAGCGDMSGDVFGNGMLLSKAIRLVAAFDHRHIFLDPTPDPAASWEERNRMFQLPRSSWADYDAKLISKGGGVFSRADKSVKLSKEAAAVLGIEPGEIEPAALISAILKAPIDLIWFGGIGTYVKARAENNATVGDPANDRLRVDAEDIRATAIGEGANLGVTQAARIAFAAHGGRINTDFIDNSAGVDCSDNEVNIKIALNREMSEGRLAEDDRNTLLASMTDDVAHLVLEDNRLQTLALSIMENDGAIAVPSYVRTIEMMEASGRLDRAVEGLASNEEYLRRAQEGGHLTRPELAVLLATAKLALQDAIEARKLGLDDELKPDLHAAFPPAMRKAFAAAIDAHRLRGEIVATKLANRIVNRLGVLNPFELAEEEGAAMGDIAAMFVAAERLFDLPALWEAIETAAIPEGARIALFEEVAVATRSQIADLLRAARPGEGPGDVVARLKPQIDALDRQTADLLRDEVRAGSDRIVERLEAAGAPKPLVRRTVRLFELDGVVGLADLGQRSGADETRLTHAFTHLGQALGLDWAQTTAARVTTGDPWERLLIAGLARDFQQLRLDFLSRHAGQDPEATVDAWLVDNAARVTQFADLVRRARAAATPNAAMLAQIASQARVLLGR; encoded by the coding sequence ATGGCAAACATGACCAGTTCGCTGTCGGATGCGCTTGCCGCCCGACTGATCGAAGGCGCCCTGCCGGGAGAGATCGAAGGCCTGACCGCGGCCGAGCGGACGGAGGCGGCCGCCTTCGTCGCGCAGACCGCCGCCAGCCGTCCGCCCGGCACCCCCGCCATTGCGCTCGAGATGGTGGAAGGCGGCGGCCACCGACGCCGCATGCGCCTGGCCGTGATCAACGACGACATGCCATTCCTGGTCGATTCGATCGCGGCGACCATCGCCGCGCACGACGTGCCGATCGACCGCGTGATCCATCCGGTCGTCCTCGCCAAGCGCGACGCGGCGGGCACGCTGCTCGCCATCGGCGAGGGCAGTTTCGAATCGATGGTCTACATCGAGATGCACCGCGCGGATGCGAAGGTGCGCCGCGCGATCGAATCCGAACTGGCGCGCAACCTGGCGCATGTCCGCAGCGCGGTCGCCGATTGGCCGGCGCTGCAGGCAGCGATGCGTGCCGATGCGTCGAAGCTGGTCGGCGAAGGCAATATCGAAGGCGGCACGCTGCTCCAGTGGTTCAACGACCGTGCGATGACGCTGCTGGGCCATGAAAGCTGGTATCGCGACGGCCGGCACGAAAACGCGCTGGGCATCGCGCGGCATGAGTTCGACGTGCCGCTGCTCGCCGAACGATCGCGCGCGACCGCGATCGATTTCTTCGAGAAGGGCGGCAGCGCGCCGCTGCTGCTGAAGTCCAACTGCATCGCGACCGTCCACCGCCGCGTTCCGCTCGACCTCGTCATCCTGCCGATCCGCGAGGGCGGGAAGGTCACCGGGCTGTCGCTGCACGCCGGGCTCTGGACCTCGGGCGCGCTCCACGCCTCCCCGCGCGACGTGCCGGTGCTGCGCGAGCGCCTGGCGATGATGGAGGCCAAGTTCGGCTTCGATCCCAAGGGCCATACCGGCAAGGCGCTGACCCACGCGCTGACCGCCCTGCCCCACGACCTGACCGCGGCGTTCCAGCCGGCCGAGCTGGAACGCCTGGCGCTGACCGCGATGAGCCTGGCGGACCGCCCGCGTCCGAAGCTCGAAATGGTGAAGTCGGCGCTCGGCCGGCACATCTTCGCCTTCGTCTGGCTGCCGCGCGACGACGTGACGACGGCGCGCCGCCTGGCGATCGGGGACATGCTGGCGAAGGCGGCCGATGCGACCGTGCTCAACTGGTCGATCGCGCTGGAGGACGGCGTGGTCGCGCTGCTGCGCTACACGCTCGACGTGCGCGACAGCAGTAAGACGCCCGACGTCGCCGCGCTGGATGCCGAGCTGGAGCGGATGGTCCGCGGTTGGGTGCCCGCGATCGAAGCCGCGCTGATCGAGCAGGTCGGCGACACGCGTGGCACGCGGCTGGCGCTGCGCTTCGCCAATGCGTTCCCCAACGGCTACCGGATGCATTACCCGCCCGAAGCCGCGGCGCAGGACATCCTGCAGCTGGGCGAGCTGTCGGGCCCGAACAGCCGGTCGATCCGCATTACGCCCGCAACCAGGCCCGACGAGCGCCGTGTGAAGCTCTACCGCCTGGGCGGCGCACTCGCGCTGTCGGATGCGGTGCCGGTGTTCGAGAATTTCGGCTTCCGCGTGATCGAGGAAGTGCCGGTTCCGCTGACCGATGCGGACGGCGCATTCGTGCATGACTTCCTGGTGTCGCTGCCCGCCGATGCCGGCGACTTCGACGTCGCCACCGTCGAGGCTGCGGTCGGCGCCGTGCTGGAGGGTCGCGCGGAGAACGACGCGTTCAACCGGCTGATCGTCGAAGCGGCGATGGACCCGAAGGCGGTGGTTCTGTTCCGCGCCTGGTTCCGCTATCTGCGTCAGGCCGGCCTCACCTATGGCCTGGTGACGGTCGTCGATGCGATCCGCCGCGCGCCCAAGGTCGCGACCGCGCTGATCGAGCGCTTCGTCGCCGCGCACGACCCGATGGCTGGCGATCGCGACGCGCGCATCGCTGCGGCCGATCGTGCCGTGCTCGACGGGCTCGACAAGGTCGCGGGCGTCGACGACGATCGCATCCTCCGCACGATCCACGGCGTCATCACCGCGACGCTGCGCACCAACGCCTTCGCCCCGGCCGCCGCCGAAGCGCTGGCGTTCAAGCTCGATTCGGCGAAGGTGCCGGGCCTGCCCAAGCCGCTGCCGTGGCGCGAAATCTGGGTGTACAGCCCACGCGTCGAGGGCATCCACCTGCGCGCCGGCCCGGTCGCCCGTGGCGGCCTGCGCTGGTCCGACCGCCGCGACGACTTCCGCACAGAGATTTTGGGCCTGATGAAGGCGCAGCGCGTGAAGAACGCGGTCATCGTGCCGACGGGCGCCAAGGGCGGCTTTTACGCCAAGCAGCTGCCCAACCCCGCGATCGACCGCGACGCGTGGTTCGCGGAAGGGACCGAGAGCTACCGAATCTTCATCCGCACATTGCTGTCGATCACCGACAATCTCGTCGAGAACACGGTCGTGCATCCGGAGGGCGTCACCGTGCTCGACGGCGACGATCCCTATTTCGTCGTCGCCGCCGACAAGGGCACCGCGACGTTCAGCGACGTTGCCAACGCGATCGCGCTCGAACGCGGTTTCTGGCTGGGCGACGCCTTCGCATCCGGTGGCTCGGTCGGCTATGACCATAAGGCGATGGGCATCACCGCCAAGGGCGCGTGGGTTTCGGTCCAGCGCCACTTCGCCGAAAAAGGCATCGACGTGCAGACGCAGTCGATCGACGTCGCCGGCTGCGGTGACATGTCGGGCGACGTGTTCGGCAACGGCATGCTGCTGTCGAAGGCGATCCGCCTGGTCGCCGCCTTCGATCACCGCCACATCTTCCTCGACCCCACGCCCGACCCCGCGGCATCGTGGGAAGAGCGCAATCGCATGTTCCAGCTGCCGCGCTCCAGCTGGGCGGACTATGACGCCAAGCTCATCTCGAAGGGCGGCGGCGTCTTCTCGCGCGCCGACAAGTCGGTGAAGCTGTCGAAGGAAGCCGCCGCGGTGCTGGGTATCGAGCCCGGCGAGATCGAGCCGGCCGCGCTCATTTCCGCGATCCTGAAGGCCCCCATCGACCTGATCTGGTTCGGCGGCATCGGGACGTATGTAAAGGCGCGCGCGGAGAACAATGCGACCGTCGGCGATCCCGCCAACGACCGCCTGCGCGTCGATGCCGAGGACATCCGCGCGACCGCGATCGGCGAAGGCGCCAACCTGGGTGTCACGCAAGCCGCACGCATCGCATTTGCGGCGCACGGCGGGCGGATCAACACCGACTTCATCGACAATTCGGCCGGCGTCGATTGTTCGGACAACGAGGTCAACATCAAGATCGCGCTCAATCGCGAGATGAGCGAAGGTCGCCTGGCCGAGGACGATCGCAACACGCTGCTGGCCAGCATGACCGACGACGTCGCGCATCTGGTGCTGGAGGACAATCGCCTGCAGACGCTGGCGCTGTCGATCATGGAGAATGACGGCGCGATCGCGGTGCCGAGCTATGTCCGCACGATCGAGATGATGGAGGCATCGGGCCGCCTCGACCGCGCGGTCGAGGGGCTGGCAAGCAACGAGGAATATCTGCGCCGCGCGCAGGAGGGCGGGCATCTGACCCGGCCCGAACTCGCCGTGCTGCTGGCGACCGCCAAGCTCGCGCTGCAGGACGCGATCGAGGCGCGCAAGCTGGGCCTCGACGACGAACTGAAGCCCGACCTGCACGCCGCCTTCCCGCCGGCGATGCGCAAGGCCTTTGCCGCCGCGATCGACGCGCACCGCCTGCGCGGCGAGATCGTCGCGACGAAGCTCGCCAACCGCATCGTCAACCGCCTGGGCGTGCTCAATCCGTTCGAGCTGGCCGAGGAGGAAGGCGCGGCGATGGGCGACATCGCGGCGATGTTCGTCGCGGCCGAACGCCTATTCGACCTGCCCGCGCTGTGGGAAGCGATCGAGACGGCGGCGATCCCCGAAGGCGCGCGGATCGCGCTGTTCGAGGAGGTCGCGGTCGCCACGCGGTCGCAGATCGCCGACCTGCTGCGCGCCGCGCGTCCGGGCGAAGGGCCCGGCGACGTCGTCGCACGCCTGAAGCCGCAGATCGACGCGCTCGACCGCCAGACCGCAGACCTGCTGCGCGACGAAGTTCGCGCGGGCAGCGACCGCATCGTCGAACGGCTGGAAGCCGCCGGCGCGCCCAAGCCGCTGGTCCGACGCACGGTGCGCCTGTTCGAACTGGACGGCGTCGTCGGCCTGGCTGACTTGGGGCAACGCAGCGGTGCGGACGAGACACGCCTGACGCATGCCTTCACCCATCTGGGGCAGGCGCTGGGCCTCGACTGGGCGCAGACGACCGCGGCGCGCGTGACGACGGGCGATCCATGGGAACGCCTGCTGATCGCCGGCCTCGCCCGCGATTTCCAGCAGCTGCGCCTGGACTTCCTGTCGCGCCATGCGGGGCAGGATCCGGAAGCGACGGTCGATGCGTGGCTGGTCGACAATGCCGCACGCGTCACGCAGTTCGCCGACCTGGTCCGACGCGCGCGCGCGGCAGCAACGCCGAACGCGGCAATGCTGGCACAGATCGCGAGCCAGGCGCGGGTGTTGCTGGGGCGGTAA
- a CDS encoding ribbon-helix-helix domain-containing protein, which translates to MKRSVTIAGHQTSISLEPVFWTALEQAASDAGLPLNALIAQIDVLRIGTGDPPNLASALRTWLFDRAIRVPAQAGARGQEGRPS; encoded by the coding sequence GTGAAGCGGTCGGTGACGATCGCCGGGCATCAGACGTCGATCAGCCTGGAGCCCGTGTTCTGGACGGCTCTCGAGCAGGCAGCGAGCGATGCGGGCTTGCCGCTCAACGCGCTGATCGCGCAGATCGACGTGCTGCGGATCGGGACGGGCGACCCGCCAAACCTGGCGAGTGCGCTCAGGACATGGCTGTTCGATCGCGCGATCCGTGTCCCCGCGCAGGCGGGAGCACGGGGCCAGGAAGGTCGTCCTTCGTAA
- the cobT gene encoding cobaltochelatase subunit CobT, with translation MASETPLDRFKSVLAGTSRALAERQDVELAFTADAPTQAGRHLKVPMPARTLPAEQVAEARGFADSFSLRLRHHDSALHQRGAPQDAVARAVFDAVETARVEAVGSKGYAGVAANLDRALAMRMKLDPIARARTAEEVPLSSAVALMVRERLTGREAPASAAAGLAMVREDIEAKAGADLDALAFAIDDQQAFAKVVGKLLEDLDLVEGEVLPQEDDEGGNDDEGTEDERPDEGDDNEHGGDQGEGQVEARGEQRESDTDDDEGSEQGEDSFDDADGEPGDEGDDGMQPVRPNRPFSDLSSQFDYKPFTRAFDEEIAATDLCDAEELDRLRAYLDQQLVHLQGVVTKLANRLQRRLMAQQSRSWDFDQEEGILDAARLARIVVNPMLSLSYKRERDTEFKDTIVTILIDNSGSMRGRPISIAAISADILARTLERVGVKVEILGFTTRAWKGGQAREAWLAAGRPPQPGRLNDIRHIIYKQADEPWRRAKRSLGLMMREGLLKENIDGEALLWAHGRLIARPEDRRILMVISDGAPVDDSTLSVNSGAYLERHLRQVIGWIESRSPIELVAIGIGHDVTRYYSRAVTIMDVEQLAGTMIEQLAGLFDDAV, from the coding sequence ATGGCCTCCGAAACCCCTCTCGACCGGTTCAAGTCGGTCCTCGCCGGCACGTCGCGTGCGCTGGCCGAGCGGCAGGACGTGGAGCTCGCCTTCACCGCCGATGCGCCGACGCAGGCGGGGCGGCATCTGAAGGTCCCGATGCCGGCGCGGACGCTGCCGGCGGAGCAGGTCGCCGAGGCGCGGGGGTTTGCCGACAGCTTCTCGCTGCGGCTGCGGCACCACGATAGCGCGCTGCACCAGCGCGGCGCACCGCAGGATGCGGTGGCGCGCGCGGTGTTCGATGCGGTGGAGACCGCGCGGGTCGAGGCGGTCGGGTCGAAGGGATACGCGGGCGTCGCGGCGAACCTCGATCGGGCGCTTGCCATGCGAATGAAGTTGGACCCGATCGCGCGCGCGCGAACGGCTGAGGAAGTGCCGCTGTCGAGTGCGGTCGCGCTGATGGTGCGCGAGCGGCTGACGGGCCGCGAGGCGCCGGCGTCCGCCGCAGCAGGACTGGCGATGGTCCGCGAAGATATCGAGGCGAAGGCGGGCGCCGATCTCGACGCGCTGGCGTTCGCGATCGACGACCAGCAGGCGTTCGCAAAGGTTGTCGGCAAGCTGCTCGAAGACCTCGACCTGGTCGAAGGCGAAGTCCTGCCGCAGGAGGATGACGAGGGCGGCAACGACGACGAGGGCACCGAGGACGAGCGCCCCGACGAAGGCGACGACAACGAACACGGCGGCGACCAGGGCGAGGGCCAGGTCGAGGCGCGCGGCGAGCAACGCGAGTCGGACACCGACGACGATGAAGGCAGCGAGCAGGGCGAGGACAGTTTCGACGACGCGGACGGCGAACCCGGTGACGAGGGCGACGACGGCATGCAGCCGGTCCGCCCGAACCGCCCCTTCAGCGACCTGAGCTCGCAATTCGACTACAAGCCGTTCACCCGCGCGTTCGACGAGGAAATCGCGGCGACCGATTTGTGCGATGCCGAGGAACTCGACCGGCTGCGCGCCTATCTCGACCAGCAGCTCGTCCATCTGCAGGGCGTGGTGACCAAGCTGGCCAACCGGCTCCAGCGCCGGCTGATGGCGCAGCAATCGCGGTCCTGGGACTTCGACCAGGAAGAGGGCATCCTCGACGCCGCACGGTTGGCGCGGATCGTCGTCAATCCGATGCTGTCGCTGAGCTACAAGCGCGAGCGCGACACCGAGTTCAAGGACACGATCGTCACGATCCTGATCGACAATTCGGGCTCGATGCGCGGGCGGCCGATCAGCATCGCCGCGATCAGCGCGGACATATTGGCGCGCACGCTGGAGCGGGTCGGCGTGAAGGTCGAAATCCTCGGCTTCACCACCCGCGCGTGGAAGGGCGGACAGGCGCGCGAGGCGTGGCTGGCGGCGGGCCGCCCGCCGCAGCCGGGGCGGCTGAACGACATCCGCCACATCATCTACAAACAGGCCGACGAGCCGTGGCGGCGGGCGAAGCGCTCGCTCGGGCTGATGATGCGCGAAGGGCTGCTGAAGGAAAATATCGACGGCGAGGCGCTATTGTGGGCGCACGGCCGGCTGATCGCGCGGCCCGAGGATCGTCGCATCCTGATGGTCATTTCGGACGGCGCACCGGTCGATGATTCGACGTTGAGCGTGAATTCGGGTGCCTATCTGGAACGCCATCTGCGGCAGGTGATCGGCTGGATCGAAAGCCGCTCGCCGATCGAACTGGTCGCGATCGGCATCGGGCATGACGTGACGCGCTATTACAGCCGCGCGGTGACGATCATGGACGTCGAGCAGCTGGCGGGCACGATGATCGAGCAGCTGGCCGGGCTGTTCGACGACGCAGTGTGA
- a CDS encoding type II toxin-antitoxin system VapC family toxin: MTAYLLDTHAAIWWWTSDAKLGAAAADVIAADVDTIYLSAASVWEVAIKSSAGKLPEIVDFENEYEPLMRANRFMRLTITDAHALRSGFLPGAHRDPFDRLIAAQALIEDLTVITRDPEIAGFGCKVLW; this comes from the coding sequence TTGACGGCCTATCTTCTCGATACGCATGCCGCGATCTGGTGGTGGACATCGGATGCTAAACTCGGGGCAGCAGCGGCCGACGTAATCGCGGCTGACGTCGATACGATCTACCTCAGCGCGGCGAGCGTCTGGGAGGTCGCGATAAAGAGCAGCGCGGGCAAGCTGCCCGAGATCGTCGATTTCGAGAATGAGTATGAGCCGTTGATGCGTGCCAACCGCTTCATGAGACTGACGATCACCGACGCCCATGCGCTGCGCAGCGGTTTCCTGCCCGGTGCACACCGCGACCCGTTCGATCGCCTGATCGCCGCGCAGGCTTTGATTGAAGACCTGACCGTCATCACGCGCGATCCTGAAATCGCCGGTTTCGGCTGCAAGGTGCTCTGGTAA
- a CDS encoding type II toxin-antitoxin system prevent-host-death family antitoxin has protein sequence MAEADPQKTFNVHDAKTNLSKLMDRAHAGEEIVLAKAGVPYAKIVPFDPPAPKPRRKPGGLTLSGKIPDSVWFDPMPEDELELWEGKRLEKYGF, from the coding sequence ATGGCCGAAGCCGATCCGCAGAAGACGTTCAACGTCCACGACGCCAAGACGAACCTGTCGAAGCTGATGGATCGCGCGCATGCGGGCGAGGAGATCGTCCTCGCCAAGGCGGGCGTGCCGTACGCGAAGATCGTGCCGTTCGACCCACCCGCGCCCAAGCCGCGGCGCAAACCTGGAGGCTTGACCTTATCCGGCAAGATTCCGGATTCCGTCTGGTTCGATCCTATGCCGGAGGACGAACTCGAGCTTTGGGAAGGCAAGCGGCTAGAGAAGTACGGTTTTTGA
- the cobS gene encoding cobaltochelatase subunit CobS: MTDIPNTQPDSRDTTILEAPDKEVSVREMFGIDIDMKVPAFSEADERVPDLDPAYVFDADTTLAILAGFAHNRRVMVQGYHGTGKSTHIEQVAARLNWPCIRINLDAHISRIDLIGRDAIVLKDGQQVTEFREGLLPWALQTPTALVFDEYDAGRPDVMFVIQRVLETEGKLTLLDQNRVIRPNPWFRLFATANTVGLGDTSGLYHGTQQINQGQMDRWNIVVGLNYLPAQTEAQIVLAKSGEYDKPGGKEQVDNMVRVADLTRKGFINGDISTVMSPRTVITWAQNTLIFGDVGFAFRLSFLNKCDEAEKSLVAEYYQRVFGKDLPESVAAKA; this comes from the coding sequence ATGACCGACATTCCCAATACCCAGCCCGACAGCCGCGACACGACCATCCTGGAGGCGCCCGACAAGGAAGTGTCGGTGCGCGAGATGTTCGGCATCGACATCGACATGAAAGTCCCGGCGTTCAGCGAGGCGGACGAGCGCGTTCCCGACCTCGACCCGGCCTATGTCTTCGATGCCGATACGACGCTCGCGATCCTGGCCGGCTTCGCGCACAACCGCCGCGTGATGGTGCAGGGCTATCACGGCACGGGCAAGTCGACGCACATCGAACAGGTTGCTGCGCGCCTGAACTGGCCGTGCATCCGCATCAACCTGGACGCGCACATCAGCCGCATCGACCTGATCGGCCGCGACGCGATCGTGCTAAAGGACGGCCAGCAGGTTACCGAATTCCGCGAGGGCCTGTTGCCCTGGGCATTGCAGACGCCGACCGCGCTGGTGTTTGACGAATATGACGCCGGCCGCCCCGACGTGATGTTCGTCATCCAGCGCGTGCTGGAGACGGAGGGCAAGCTGACCCTGCTCGACCAGAATCGCGTCATCCGCCCGAACCCCTGGTTCCGCCTGTTCGCGACCGCCAACACGGTGGGCCTGGGCGATACGAGCGGGCTGTACCATGGCACGCAGCAGATCAATCAGGGCCAGATGGACCGCTGGAACATCGTTGTCGGCCTGAACTATCTGCCCGCCCAGACCGAGGCGCAGATCGTGCTCGCCAAGTCGGGCGAGTACGACAAGCCGGGCGGCAAGGAGCAGGTCGACAATATGGTCCGCGTCGCTGACCTGACGCGAAAGGGCTTCATCAACGGCGACATTTCGACCGTCATGAGCCCGCGCACCGTCATCACCTGGGCGCAGAACACGCTGATCTTCGGCGACGTCGGCTTCGCGTTCCGATTGAGCTTCCTGAACAAGTGCGACGAGGCGGAAAAGTCGCTGGTCGCCGAATACTACCAGCGTGTGTTCGGTAAGGATCTGCCCGAGAGCGTGGCGGCAAAGGCTTGA